The Falco naumanni isolate bFalNau1 unplaced genomic scaffold, bFalNau1.pat scaffold_275_arrow_pat_ctg1, whole genome shotgun sequence genome includes the window AAACTGCAAAAAGGTTGGGATTGTTGACATGACCAAGGACAACCATCTCTAACTTGGGAAGGAGGGCTGCCACACAGGCTGAATCAGTAACGAGATTAAGAGGGCCTGGAAGTATCGAAATGCCAAGGCCGCAGCCCGCAACTCTACAGCTTGCGGGCATCCTTTCCCGACACACAATTTTGGGAATGCCATTGCCCATTCTGTTTGCAAGCAACTACGGCTTCCCCGTTTTTTCCAGACCCGTCTGCAAATACCGTGCCACCTTTGACTGGTCGTCTCTGACTCAGTTGCCGTGGCTGCAAAGTTAGATCTACAGTCATTTTCAAAGTGGGTGAGGTGGATGATGGTACTGAGCTTGCCCTTGAATATTGGCAAGAGCCACTTGGAGGGCAGTAGAGTTTTGACAGCGCCCATTCAAAAGAGAATTGTTGTACGGGGCTAATCACAGCTGACGCCATCAACTCCAGTCCACTCTAAACATCACTTTTTGGATTTTTATGATCAAATCGGCAACAAGTTTGTACCATCCAACAGCGGTTTTCTTaggctgcaaaggcagaacCAACCACTCAATCACATGCAGTGGATCTTCCCAAGCCTGGTTCCACTGGGCCAACATAGCATAAGGAGAAGACTGgtccattaaaaagaaaaccacttaAAGGGAAGCGTGATATCTACACGCCACACATGTCGTGCAGAGATCAACTGTTTGACTTCTTTCACAAGTGCCAAGGCTGCAGGGTGTGAAATGCCTTGGGGCTAAAAGATCTGTGTCTCCttttaaaagttgcaaaaaAGGGTTGCCTTTGTTCATTAGTAAGGGCCCTAAATAACAAGGCCGTAGCCAATTTCAGCATTCCTGCAAGCTTTTGGACATCGCTCAAGGTCTTTACGTCCAGTTTTCAATTTGATAGGTTGTGGAGACACAGTTCTCTTCAGCACATTCTATGCCCAGATATTTCCAGGGCTCTGCCTCTGAACTTCTTCAGGAGCTACAATCAATCCAAACTCTGCTAAACTGTGCCTGGCATCCTTCTCAACTGTCTCAGCAGCTCTTTTGACGGTGCTGCTAGCAAGATGTCATCCATGTAATGATAACAGTAAACATCTTGGTAGTTGTCTCTCACTGAGCTCAGGGCTTGGGCTACAAGACCATGACAAATGGTTTGGCAGTTTCTCATGCCTTGAGGCAGCACGGTCCAGTGATAGCTTTTTGTGGGCTCATAGCTACTTCTAGTTGGTACTGTAAGGGCCAACTCGGCTTTGTCTTTTGGATCTAAAGGAAGTGGGATAAGAAAAGCAATCTTTCAGATCAGTAACTAAAAAGTCTCACTCCACTGGTGCACGGTGGCGAGACGGCAATCCTGGCTGCAAGGCCCCCATAGAGGCCGTCAGTGCAGTGACTTTACGCAGGTCAAGCAACAATCGCCATTTaccttgatttcttttttatcacaaaTACAGGGGTCTGCCACGGGCTATGTGATTCTTCATGTGGCCCGCGTCTAATTGCTCCTTCGCTAATCCATGCAGGGCACACAGCTTTTCAGGGGCAGGGGCCACTGATCTACCCATACCGGTTTATTCGGGTTAACCAAGTGAGACCAAGTCTAGGCTGTTTCGCTCCTGTAGAATGTTGTCCCAGTTAAGAAATCCGTGGTGATACAAACTCCCCAtttgacgtgcggaattaaaCTCTGTAACTCAGGATAGGCTATAAAGCAGGCACGTTTAATTCACCGGGCGGGGCGTCAGGGTGGGATAATTCCAAAAGCACCTGCTGCCTCCGACTTCTTTGTGCACGTGTGAGTTTCAAGTAtacattcatacatattcaATAGATGCCCAAGAAGAAGGTTGGGGTAGGATAATGAGTCTACCAGAAGTCACTAACATAAGTTTCCTCCCATTTGCACTTGCTCACTGCCTCCTGGTGGTGCTCGCGGGGGGTCGTTGAGGATGAAGGCTTAGTTAGTTCTCCCTCGCTCTGAACTTTTCACCTTCACTCTTTGCGCAACTCAGTCCGTGTCTTGAGTTTCTCCGCATCCATAAAACGGGGACAGATCCAGTTTTTCCTACCTCAAGGCACAGAGGTTCGCATACCGGTGTCTTTCTTATCGCACACAGAGCATCCCATGTTCCACCTTGTCAGTACAAAGGGCCCCAGGGACGGGCCTAATTTGCCAAGTCCTACTGTGAAGCTCCCTCGCCTCATTTGCCAAGTCACACTGTGAAGCTCCTCTTTGGCATACAATGAGAAATTTAATTATTCTAAGTATTTCCATCTCCTTTTAGTCCTAGTTATTTCTAAGCTTTTCTGTCACATTGTCCTAAGCAATTCTCGGCCCCACAAAGTGAGTGGTGCGGGTGGTAACATATGGGCCAGGCGGAGGGCAGTCTGTCCATCTTGTGTTTTGATCTGTATAGGTTTTTTACAGACAGGGCAGCTAGTAGTCCATGCCCCCAGACCTACAACTTCCCGCTGGCGTTATTTACCAAGCCCTTTGAGGTGGCAGTCTTTGCTCCATACGACAGTTACGTCCTGCTCCGGTATCCAGAAGACCGACCGCGTCAACTGCACTTGTGCAGGGAGTACCTCCCATAACGCCACAGTGCATGTCAGGGTTAGGTCGTTGTGGAGATAGTTCTTGGCGTCCAACACCCTTGAGGTATTCCTGTGGAGCCGAATCCTTCATCAGCGCCCGCCATTCAGGCTCTGTTCGGGAAACACAACTCACAAAAGGCACAAGTGTGAGCAAGGCCTGTATTTTTTTGGAATTGTAACAGGAGGCATCCGTGTTGGAAACTAAGGGCACATATTTAACCTGTGAAGTCTGCATCAATAACACCAACATGACTTGGATCTTGTGTAAAGTAGTACTAGATTCGACCTATTAGTAAGGCACTAAGGCCCTTCCCTGTTGGCCCCTGACATTCAGGAGGACTTAAAACACTCCATGGTTGGCTAGAGTTACTGATTCACTGgtgcatccatccatccctgctGATCCTTGGGGTCCTCCCTGATAATTGCTCACTAtaaggctggctggctggtgtgGCAGCCAGGAGGTACTTGTTCATTGCGCGCCCTCCTCGCGCTCTTGTGAGCGTTTTTCCCTGGCCCGGTGCGTGGAATCCTTCTCTATCAAAACGAGGAATGacattgcttttgcaaaatgtcctttctttccacagtgGAAACAAGGAATTTCTGCCGTGGGACAGTCTAGGTTTTGTCACCGCATTGTTTTTTTGGAGGGGCAGTCCTGTTTAGAGGTGTCCTGACTTACGCGCAAGGAGTAGACATTGCATTTGCACAGGGCAGCCATTACTGCTATTTTGCGTTCCAAGGCACCTACCTTGGCACAGGGCTGATATCACAGTTTCTAAACTGGGTCCTCCTGGCAAGTCCTCTATTATTATTTAGACAATCAGCATTAGCACGATCTTTGGCTAATTGCCTTACTAGCATGGCACGCAGGTGAGGGTCAAACACTGAGAGGCAACAGCATGTTGCAGACTTTTCCACAAATGGCAGAAAATGGTTCTTTTTGGGCCTTGCTTAAATTGCTGGATAATGCTCTTTTGACTCTGCTATTGTGcagttttcattattgcttgCATGcctatattttttatttgatcgAATACTAGGGGGGGGAGCACTGAGGCCTGATGTTGAGGGCTGCATACCGCCCAGTACCCACCAACACATCAGGCCCATTACCAACCCGGGGATCATCTTGCGGAAGGTTTTTGATTCGGCAGCCCTTGCTGTTGCGCAGCTACCCGCCAGGTTGCGTGGAAGACCGCCTAGTTGCACAGGTTGGGACATGATCTGTTCCATCTGAGAACTATCAAAAGGAGTCCAAGTGTCCTGGTAAGCACACGCAAGAATTGCATTGTAGGCCGACGAATTCACCCCGTACTGagaaacagtgttttgcaaGACCTGCACTATTTTCCAAGCAAGCGGTGTAATGAACATTGGGATTACCAGCAGCCCCCCGCATCTCCTGTTGTAACAGGATATGCATGCGGGCGCAGCGGTGGGAAGGAGTAGTATCAGCAAGGGAGCGGTCCGTCTATAGTGTTCTACGAAATCCCAGTTTCCCTCTTGTAGTGCCCCATCTTTTACAGCCTGCCAAAATTGCCAAGGGTTGCGCGGCATTACCGTAACGTTGGATACTGGATTTCTACCACTCCACATTCTTCACCGCCTCTGACTGATAACCTTGTCATAGCTGGGCACGATTCCGGATTTTTGGCATTTCCATCCTgtggaggcaggggaggagcTGAGGGGGCAGGCGGAAAGGAGAagaagctgggggaggagggagtgtGGGCTGGCACAAATGCCGTCGGGACTCAGGGGGGCAGGGATCGGTCCACCGAGGTTTCTCCCTGTTGTCCTTGTCCTCGGAATCGCTACCGAACATAGGTCAATGCTGCTGGGCTTATTTTAGGGGCTTTGGGACATTGAGGAGTGGCGTCTGGTAAGGGGCACggactctccccctcccccgccccctcaCCCTCCTGTCTGTAGTTGGAGGGGGATCCAGGGCAGGTCTGGGTGATACACCCCCACTCACATCTTGCTGACTTTTCAAGCCCCCACTCACATCTTGCTCATTTTTTAAGCCCCcctgtcgcgacggagggaagacacagtcactcaataagagtgatcagcagactttcgtttattgtctcttacagtcacctttaTGCCTTCctataattagctcatacatattacaaaagttaagctcattattggttagttgcctaaataccaagcccgcccctagtttctcttctgtagttatctgttcccacctgcaacattcttttcccaccgaaatcttcctgttattgtgtaacaaaaacagccaaagacagtgtattttgctttacttcagataagctgagagcgatgtgcatttttgtccagccagctggactatgtctatgagaccttttttcagctagccagttatccacaccCCCACAGCATCTCTAAGCAGTCCCCGTGTAGCCAAATGCCCCGACGCCTCTTTGTCCTCTTTCATCACagcttctgacagtgttgaTCCTAAATTGTCACAGGTCAACACACTAAGAGCAGTCACGGTGGACGTTTCTACTCCGTGTCTCTTGGCCCTCAATACCATACTTCCTAACCGCAGCCCATCTGAAGTAGTTCCACATTTCTGTAACACTAACTTCCACATTGACAGCACAATGGTATCTTCCTTAGAGAACTTAgtccccatgctgtccctggtGGCTCACCTTACCGGCGTCACGTTCTCCCGGGATCTAGCAGCCGCCTGCTGTGCTATTCCGCTTCACCAGGCTCCACCTCCCCAGACACCCGCTGGTCACAGCCTCAGGATCTGCTCCTGACACCCCTTATTGGGGGCACAGTCTCAGGGTCTCCTCCTGATACCCCTTACTGGGATCATATCGGCACACCGAGGTCACCAATTGTGGCGACGCAAGGCGAGACGGACATAAAAACACTATATCTACGTGGctgggttcagacaaaatggccAGAATGGCCTTTATTATCTGTACAGATTACTTATAGATCTTAGGTAGCacatgtgtcagaccctgataggctTGCTGTCGTCTTCTTGCTTGCTCTTTGCTCTTGCTATAGGTGCCCGTTTGCTGCGGTTCTAAGCTCCGGTACTTCACTTCCTGTTCACATACTTGTcatttttgtggctgtcttaaaggaaCACGACTAAGTCTTTAAAGTCAACTAACTCGTCTGCAGACATGCTGCAGACCCTAACACTCCACCTCCAGAGGAAAGGCACTGAAGAGCAGCCCGTGAGGGACCATCCATCCCAgtaagcagcagccagctgggctcaggATGCTGAGCACCGCCCCCCGCCAAAGCCCAACTCACCGGCCAATGCACCACCCACCCCTGGCACTGGTCACGGAGcctcccctctctgctcagTCCCGCGGCCAGGGGCAATCCCAGCGAGCCTCAAGCCTCTCTGGCACCACTGGCCCCAGGGAGAGCCCAGCTGGCTCTTCCAGAGCCCGGCTCCTCCAGCATGTCCCGGGAACGCTGTCCAGGAGCGTTTCTGCCAGCACCTTCCCAGGAGCGGACCAGCCTGGAGGGTCTCCTACCGCTCCCCCTTGCCCTTCTGGAAGATGGTTCTGGTGATTGCTCAGGTCACCAGGAGTCTCCCCGCATCAGCAGGCCCTTCTAGAGAGCGGAGTGTGGCTTCACACTGGCACAGCACggctccctccagcccttgGATGCTCCTCAGCCACTCACACCGCCACTTGGTGAACGGTATAATTAATACACTGAAAGGACCACGGCTGACCCGAGCTGGAGGTCACCCGCTGCTCTGCTTGGCTGCCAGTCTCTTGTCTCTTTCTTCAGCAATGGTCAGGCGGATACCCTTTCCACGGGGCAGGGAGATCCACGGCTTGTTGCCCTGTGGCAAGAGAGAGGAAGCCACCTCACATCATGAAACACAGGCTCTCCGTCTTTGTGGGGGGAAAGCAGCACAAGCCCCTTAGGAAGGTGCTGAAGGCGTACAGGCCTACATCTGCCCCTTCTGGTCGCGTCCATCAAGAATGCACTTCAGCCAAGATCCAAACGCCACCCCCTTCCAACCTGGGAGGAGAGCCCATGGCAGACAGCGAGACAGCAGAGGCATCGCAGGGGAAGGGCGCtctcagccagagcagctgccccGGGCACACCCAGAGCCCAGCGCTGCTCGGCTCCCAGTACTCAGAAGGTTTAGAAAACCACAGGCTGCTCCTCGGAAACATCCCCATTCCTACACTCACGGATGCTTCCCTCTTCCCAGAGCGCTCAGCCCGGAGCAGGCAGAACCACCAggagcagagccacagctgatGCCAGTGCTGAAGCTTCACCGTGTGGGAAGGCAGCTGCCCACGGACAACACCCACGCCTCTCGGTgtcagccagcagcccccagcaaaCGGGAGACAACCCACCCGCATCGTGTCCGTGCAGGCTTGCTTTGCCAAAAAACAAAGATGCTGGAGAGCCTGGTGGCAAAGCTATTGCCATTGGCGTCCCTCACCAAGTGAGACACTTCAAAAGGGGCGCAGGTGCTCACGGGCGGGGCGTGGGCATCTCCACAGCCATTGCCCAGGGCTTTGTGATGCAGGCAGCGCATCATGCCCAGAGGCCAATGTGATGCGGGTCTCCACGGTGACCGTGGGGGTATTTAAGGGGCGAGAGCCCTGGGGTGTCCACTCCCAGGAGAGCGACTCCCTCAGGAGGCAGCATCTCCCCCGGGTGACCATGGCAGGTCAGCAGCAGACACCGCCAAAGATGCCCACGCATGAGGAGGCGAACACCCGCCCCCAGcaccagagcaggctgcccagcctgcagacCCTGCACCAGGTGAGagatggggcaggagggcaggagggggtggTGGCGGTGGGACGGGGCCACATGGATCTTTCTTGGTGCTGCGGCTGGGCTTGCCAGCACTGGGTGGCTGCTGTGCCAAGGCAGCCACCTCCATCACCTGACTCGTGCTCTTCCTGCCCACAGGTGGGCCATGGGCAgccgcaggcagcagcaccctccgGATCTTCTTCCCAGGGCAGGGAAGCTGCCAGCAGACCCCAAGAGCTTGTCCCATCTCCTCGGGTCTACTGTGGGGAGTGGGATGCAGCCGGCaggatgcagagctgcaggcgTGCCCcatgcagccccacagccaaCACCAACGCTGCAGAGGAGAGAAACTGGTGCCTCTTGAGGGACTCAGAAAGAAGCATGATGCTGGTGGAAAGGACAAGAAGAGATCAGGTctgggcagccaggagcagcaaggcCCCTGCACCTAAGCGCGTGCATGACCCCCCCTGAGCATGggagcaccagtgctgctggcagggtgtctGTGCCAGCTTCCATGGGTAGGAGGCATGTGGGGCCAGGGCACCAGGCACAAGCAGTACAGGAAGGCTCCAAAGCACCAGTAGGACGCTACAAGTGCATCCTCATAGGCAAGTCGGTGAGGACCAAACGGAGGGCTCTTGGGAAGCCGGAGGATATGAACACATGTGGCAGTCTGCTCTAGGAAGGAGGAAGATCTGCCAGAGCTGGAGTGGAGACAGCTGGCCCGCAGCCAGCACCCGAGGAGGGGAAGTCCTGCAAGCATGGCATCCCATGTCCGCGGGAACCACTGGTTGAGGGCGCCCAGGGCCATAGTCCCACAAGTGCCAAAGAACCACCCAGGGGCCCTGGCCAAGCTTGGTTGCTGGGAAGATATCAGCACCAAAGAACTGTCCCAAGAAGAGGACATCAAGATCCACAGCATCTGGGTCAACCCTTTGTTCCCAGAGCTTTTGGAGGGGTCCTGccgtcccagcagctctggcacacaCACGGCAGGAGTCTCAGCCGGGAACGTGCAGAATGCGTCTCCTGCCCCGACACATCCCATGGACaccgagccagcagctgctgcattggctgcagctgctgaggaagaggagcagcgcTCGCCACTCGCTCCCACAGAACAGGAGGCGGCGAAGGAACCGGCTTCTCTCTTCagcaagcagggcacagcagcacaggcagggagccaggcacctgccccacacagccccacagcccacactgtggctctgcaggacgCAGCTCGTGGGACGTGAGTGAGGTCCTGCACAAGAGGCCAGCGGAACAGCAGgactcagaaagcagcatgatgCTGGTGGAAAGGACAAGAAGAGATCAAGtccaggcagccaggagcagcaaggaCCCTGCACCTAAGCCCGTGCATGACCCCCATGAGCATGggagcaccagtgctgctggcagggtgtctGTGCCAGCTTCCATGGGTATGAGGCATGTGGGGCCACGGCACCAGGCACAAGCAGTACAGGAAGGCTCCAAAGCACCAGTAGGACGCTACAAGCTGCATCCTCATAGGCAAGTCGGTGAGGACCAAACGGAGGGCTCTTGGGAAGCCGGAGGATATGACACATGTGGCAGTCTGCTCTAGGAAGGAGGAAGATCTGCCAGAGCTGGAGTGGAGACAGCTGGCCCGCAGCCAGCACCCGAGGAGGGGAAGTCCTGCAAGCATGGCATCCCATGTCCGCGGGAAGCACTGGTTGAGGGCGCCCAGGGCCATAGTCCCACAAGAGCCAAAGAACCACCCAGGGGCCCTGGCCAAGCTTGGTTGCTGGGAAGATATCAGCACCAAAGAACTGTCCCAAGAAGAGGACATCAAGATCCACAGCATCTGGGTCAACCCTTTGTTCCCAGAGCTTTTGGAGGGGTCCTGccgtcccagcagctctggcacacaCACGGCAGGAGTCTCAGCCGGGAACGTGCAGAATGCGTCTCCTGCCCCGACACATCCCATGGACaccgagccagcagctgctgcattggctgcagctgctgaggaagaggagcagcgcTCGCCACTCACTCCCACAGAACAGGAGGCGGCGAAGGCACCGGCTTCTCTCTTCggcaagcagggcacagcagcacagacagggagccaggcacctgccccacacagccccacagcccacaccGTGGCTCTGCAGGACGCAGCTCAGTGGGACGTAAGTGAGGTCCTGCACAAGAGGCCAGCGGAACAGCAGgactcagaaagcagcatgatgCTGGTGGAAAGGACAAGAAGAGATCAAGTCcgggcagccaggagcagcaaggaCCCTGCACCTAAGCGCGTGCATGACCCCCATGAGCATGggagcaccagtgctgctggcagggtgtctGTGCCAGCTTCCATGGGTAGGAGGCATGTGGGGCCAGGGCACCAGGCACAAGCAGTACAGGAAGGCTCCAAAGCACCAGTAGGACGCTACAAGTGCATCCTCATAGGCAAGTCGGTGAGGACCAAACGGAGGGCTCTTGGGAAGCCGGAGGATATGACACATGTGGCAGTCTGCTCTAGGAAGGAGGAAGATCTGCCAGAGCTGGAGTGGAGACAGCTGGCCCGCAGCCAGCACCCGAGGAGAGGGAAGTCCTGCAAGCATGGCATCCCATGTCCGCGGGAAGCACTGGGCGACGGCCAAAAGGGCCTTAGTCCCACAAGTGCCAAAGAAGCACCCAGGGGCCCTGGCCAAGCTTGGTTGCTGGGAAGATATCAGCACACAAAGAACTGTCCCAGGAAGAGGACATCAAGATCCACAGCACAAGGGTCAACCCTTTGTTCCCAGAGCTTTTGGAGGGGTCCTGccgtcccagcagctctggtaCACACACGGCAGGAGTCACAGCTGGGAACCTGCAGGATGTGTCTGCTGACCAGGCACATTCCACAAACaccgagccagcagctgctgcattggctgcagctgctgaggaagaggagcaacGCTTGCCACTTGCTCTCACAGAACAGGAGGCGGCGAAGGAACTGGCTTCTCTCTTCggcaagcagggcacagcagcacaggcagggagccaggcacctgccccacacagccccacagcccacaccgtggctctgcagcacacagctcagTGGGACGTAAGTGAGGTCCGGCACAAGAGGCCAGCGGAACAGCAGgactcagaaagcagcatgatgCTGGTGAAAAGGGCAAGAAGAGATGAGGtccaggcagccaggagcagcaaggcCCCTGCACCTAAGCCCGTCCATGATCCCCATGAACATGggagcaccagtgctgctggcagggtgtctGTGCCAGCTTCCATGGGTAGGAGGCATGTGGGGCCAGGGCACCAGGCACAAGCAGTACAGGAAGGCTCCAAAGCACCAGTGGGACGCTACAAGTGCATCCCCATTGACAAGTCAGTGCGGAGCCAACGGAGGGCCCGTAGGATGCCTGAGGATATGActgttgctaggtagggcctggcggccggaagatctCGCGCTGTACAGAAACATAGGCCCCCCCTCCAGGTAGCCAACAGCTTTTAgtttatgatgtaagcagacaGAAGTGACATCATAAACCTAGCCTATATAGTGTCGCGTcgttcagcaataaacgccatttgccatcctCCACATTGGTGTCTGCCAGCTGATGGACCGTGCGGCCAGGGGTCggccgccgtgccgttcctgaGCCAGGTCACCGCGTGCCTGTGAAGGCAACAAGTAGTGCCGAAACCCGGGAACATTCACCTGGAGTCGGGTGAACGGTGGCCGGAGCGGCAGGAccagcccggcggggaggaCGCTCCCGGACCAACCAAGAGGATGGAAGCTCTTGCGAAGGTCGTATTACAGCTGCATAGGCAGTGGGGTATTGACTGTAAGCCCAAAGATTTTACTCTTGCAGTTGAAAGACTTTTGGAGCTTGGGGTCATTGACCAGCCGGTGGATATACTCCACCCAGATGCGTGGGACAAATGTTCCCGCGCTTTATGCGATGAAACGATGTCTACTGGTagtgggaaaaatctgaaagcgtGGGGAAGTCGTTCAGGCTCTCAAAAAAGCTAGACACGAGCAGGAGACCTGGAAGGCTGCCAGGGATTGTCTGTTAACCACCCCGCGGGTGGGAACTGGGGCGGCTACGCAAACCTCATGCCCCCCGGCTGAGGAGGGTTCCGTCGACCCTCAAAGCCGACAGAAAGGTGACGCGCCCACTCTGCGTCCGAAAGACTCTAACATCTTCAGCTCGCCCGCAGAATCCTCGGTGAACTCCTTTTGGGGCAAACTGGCTGCAGAGGCCAGGGGTGCTGAGGCGAAAGCCGAGGCTGAAAATGCACGGATTGAACCACCACCACATGTGCCCCAAGATGGCGCCgagcagcaaggggaagggCGGGGCGAGACCACccccggcgggagcagggggggagCGCTAGAGCTAACAAGCGCACacaaaggggagggggaggagaatgggaaggaaaagagtgaTTGGCAtgaccaaaaaagggaaaagatcacGAGCGGGGGGCAGAAAGCCAATCATAATGACCCTCCCCAAAACCGTCCTTATAAGGCAGGCGCCTCCCCGAGCGGAAGGCGGGGCgggcaaaaagggaaagaaccgCCCGATTACACAAGAAAGGGGAGGGGCCGAAGCCCGACCACATACCACCAGCACCCGGAAGAGAGCAGTCAGTCGGACGCTGACTCCCACTCAGACTCTGCATGGGAGACTTGGCTTGCAAATACAAAGACCAAAATATCACCACTCAcggaaaagaaaaacataagggGACAGAAATTACTCTCACCgactggagaaaaatacaaattgcatgTGCCGATTGGGCCCCACCAGACACACTAGCATTCCCGGTCTGAGTGACGGACGGGGGACAGAGGGTCCATTCGCCCTTAAGCCCTAAGGATATACAAGCGATTGTTAAAGCAATCGCGGACAAAGGACTCAATTCGGCCATGGTCTCCACCCTCATAGATGGGGTTTTTGGGGAGATGATTTGCTCCCGTTCAATATAAAACAGACCTGTAGGCTGATTTTTGATGGGGCAGGGATGATTGTGTTTAAACAAGAATGGGAGGAGAACTGTGCGAGGCAGTTAGCCCGAGTAACCGGAGCGGATCATCCGCTACACGGCTCCAGTCTACAGCGGTTGATGGGTACAGACCCAACAATGATTACCCCCCAAGCACAAGCCCAGGGCCTGCGGGCCCATGAAGTTATGGCAACCACCCGTGCAGCTAGAGAGGCTATTCGCATGACCTCTAGAGTTATTGCCAAGCCATCGCCATGgtccacaataaaacaaaaagaaagtgagaGTTTTACACAGTTTGTAGATCGCCTCCAAGCAGCAGTCGATTCCTCGGCCCTGCCCCCAGAGGCAAAAGGCCCAGTTGTCACAGACTGTTTGCGGCAACAGTCTAATCTAAAAACCAAGGAAATCCTGCGATCGCTGCCACCTGGGTCAAGTCTCGCGGACATGATTAAACATGTAGTGAGCGAGGAACACCTGGCCCCAATCCAAGTGGCCGTTCGTGCACTGGCTAGTGTGATGATATGCCCCAAATGTGGCCAACCAGGCCATGCGATGATCAATTGCCCCCAGTCG containing:
- the LOC121082091 gene encoding uncharacterized protein LOC121082091, which encodes MTHVAVCSRKEEDLPELEWRQLARSQHPRRGSPASMASHVRGKHWLRAPRAIVPQEPKNHPGALAKLGCWEDISTKELSQEEDIKIHSIWVNPLFPELLEGSCRPSSSGTHTAGVSAGNVQNASPAPTHPMDTEPAAAALAAAAEEEEQRSPLTPTEQEAAKAPASLFGKQGTAAQTGSQAPAPHSPTAHTVALQDAAQWDVSEVLHKRPAEQQDSESSMMLVERTRRDQVRAARSSKDPAPKRVHDPHEHGSTSAAGRVSVPASMGRRHVGPGHQAQAVQEGSKAPVGRYKCILIGKSVRTKRRALGKPEDMTHVAVCSRKEEDLPELEWRQLARSQHPRRGKSCKHGIPCPREALGDGQKGLSPTRTNGLHRRILSDLNRGSSMTDRIIGHPRNPYTLVSREDDESTSGLSASESSAPAQSRQRRNSPRRAGLRCFCVISILVFITPSSGLYEHQPWEWGIALHASFDYSSDSNPTQCRILYHPEEEMYRYGEKPIAGFKKRKQEAAKAPASLFSKQGTAAQTGSQAPAPHSPTAHTVALQDAARWDMSDVLHELEAVIQERSQQPVEQRHSAQSMDAAMALKPPATTEESESTLAAEPQGEPSTASPVPDERQDGEHMDSPMSGDHPGEASAAIVSPAAHDHEGAFSLPENAVDDTATPHLAPAAENEDNETTCPLPWEPWHQVSQGHVASTEHPQVPEAGAAPRACVAGTWLVDILSISSPHTTTLLPTP